A window from Rhizosphaericola mali encodes these proteins:
- a CDS encoding sigma-54-dependent transcriptional regulator — MNLKQATILVIDDDTDVLTAVRLLLKPLVKSIIVDKQPDAVLELIKKNEVDILILDMNFRASINTGNEGLYWLSTVKRSFPDLPIIMITAYADIDLAITSLKSGATDFIVKPWHNEKLLENIKNVLQGKGNKKEQRANFQHLLGESMPMQNIFRKLEKIAPTDANILILGENGTGKDLIASAIHEQSLRYKEAYIKADLGALTETLFESELFGYKKGAFTDAREDRLGRFQSANKGTLFLDEIGNISLSQQARLLTVLQNRQVTPLGSSTPISVDIRLICATNTPMSELANEQKFRKDLIYRINTVEINVPPLRERGDDILILANYFLQFYCSKYQKSEMVINDATKIKLLHYPFPGNVRELQYTIERAVIMAESPILTPEDMLFSPLEKNTILTQSNHNTSNLETLEKETIVKVIEKHNGNISRAAKELGLTRTALYRRLNKYDL; from the coding sequence ATGAACCTTAAACAAGCCACCATACTCGTAATAGACGATGATACAGATGTATTAACAGCTGTAAGATTATTACTTAAACCATTAGTTAAATCTATTATAGTCGACAAACAACCTGATGCTGTATTAGAATTAATTAAGAAAAACGAAGTAGATATCTTAATTCTAGATATGAATTTCAGAGCAAGTATTAATACTGGAAATGAAGGATTATACTGGTTAAGTACCGTAAAAAGATCCTTTCCTGATTTACCTATCATTATGATTACCGCTTATGCAGATATTGACCTTGCTATAACTTCTTTAAAATCTGGAGCTACTGATTTTATAGTTAAACCTTGGCATAATGAAAAACTATTAGAGAATATAAAAAATGTCTTACAGGGAAAAGGTAATAAAAAAGAACAACGGGCCAACTTTCAACATTTATTGGGAGAAAGTATGCCTATGCAAAATATATTTAGGAAATTAGAAAAAATAGCTCCTACGGATGCAAATATTTTGATTTTGGGAGAAAATGGTACGGGTAAAGATTTAATAGCTTCCGCAATACATGAACAATCACTTAGATATAAAGAAGCATATATCAAAGCGGATCTTGGAGCCTTAACCGAAACTTTATTCGAAAGTGAGTTATTTGGCTATAAAAAAGGAGCATTTACAGATGCTAGAGAAGATAGATTGGGACGATTTCAATCTGCAAACAAAGGCACTTTATTCTTAGATGAAATAGGAAATATCAGTCTATCTCAACAAGCTAGATTATTAACGGTACTACAAAATAGACAAGTCACTCCTCTTGGCAGTAGTACACCTATATCTGTAGATATACGCCTAATATGTGCTACAAATACGCCCATGTCCGAATTAGCAAATGAACAAAAATTTAGAAAAGATTTGATCTATAGAATCAATACTGTTGAAATTAATGTACCTCCATTAAGAGAACGAGGAGACGATATTTTAATTTTAGCGAATTATTTTCTGCAATTTTATTGTAGCAAATACCAAAAATCAGAAATGGTGATCAATGATGCCACTAAAATAAAACTATTGCATTATCCATTTCCAGGGAATGTCAGAGAACTACAATATACGATTGAAAGAGCTGTAATCATGGCAGAAAGTCCTATACTAACACCAGAAGATATGTTATTTTCTCCACTAGAAAAGAATACCATACTTACACAATCAAATCATAATACGTCCAATCTCGAAACACTTGAAAAAGAAACTATTGTAAAAGTGATAGAAAAACATAATGGTAATATCAGTCGAGCTGCAAAGGAATTAGGACTTACTAGAACTGCGCTTTATAGAAGACTTAACAAATATGATCTTTAA
- a CDS encoding ABC transporter permease has product MFKNYFKTAFRSLLKNKATSIINVLGLSIGICAALIIFLIIKHENSFDKWEPDNDRIFRIFTQYGPKDANSGIPMVAPKEINSKITGIDVVAHFINQSMDDATIEIPNGRMEKSKTLNATPGIVFADDNYFKIFPTKWTFGNPTSLEKLNNVVLSESIARKFFPNMTFQNIMGKTIVFNDSIQTIVSGIVSDDNRITDFNNNIFISLKTLTETGLETSLVGTPGWTNINGSSQCLVKINDGANVKSINRQLKQLFTSNITKESNDFVDFGILQPLSNIHLNTMIDGESANKNNRNIILLGIVILLLASINFVNLTTAQSSLRAKEIGVRKTFGSDKRQIIVQFLSETFLLMLVSSVLACVLYPALFQLFKGFIPQTMKLNALLQVWTLFYLLGLILILTFLAGLYPALVMSNYKPIQALKGKIIHSGKSEKVWLRQSLIVFQFVVAQVFLIIVFVISKQIHYVLNKDMGFKKNAIVSFYTPEWRESGTHKNINILYNEIKNIPGIRNASIASGTPAFNGFSTTSLSYGYKGKIHDLDYVHLRNIDDNYIDVFGLTLLAGKNVRIDTSAKIPDVLINETLMKQVGFTSPNEAIGKYLMGGNADSSIISGVVKDFNIMSLTNSIKPMILFANDFGYANKLSINFRSNNVEDWKKALKDVEFLYSKLYVGKTFDYQFYDKTIESLYSTQIRLNTLLKCATGLSIFISCMGLIGLVMFLANQRTKEIGIRKVLGASIPQILSLLSKNLVRLIVLASVISFPIAWYYSHSWLADFAYKTTLSWWIFPICAIGMLLTALLIVWTWSMKAAKSNPAEILRTE; this is encoded by the coding sequence ATGTTTAAAAATTATTTCAAAACCGCGTTTCGGTCTTTATTGAAAAATAAAGCCACTTCGATAATCAATGTTTTAGGACTCTCAATAGGCATATGTGCTGCATTGATTATTTTTTTAATAATAAAACATGAAAATAGTTTTGATAAATGGGAACCTGATAATGATCGCATTTTTAGAATATTTACCCAATATGGACCCAAAGATGCCAACTCTGGTATTCCGATGGTGGCACCAAAGGAAATTAATAGTAAGATTACGGGAATTGATGTAGTAGCACATTTTATCAATCAATCTATGGATGACGCAACTATTGAAATTCCGAATGGAAGAATGGAGAAAAGTAAAACTTTGAATGCTACTCCTGGGATTGTATTTGCAGATGATAATTATTTTAAAATATTCCCAACAAAATGGACTTTTGGGAATCCTACCTCGCTTGAAAAATTGAACAATGTAGTTCTTTCGGAATCAATAGCTAGAAAATTTTTCCCAAATATGACTTTTCAAAATATAATGGGAAAAACAATAGTATTTAATGATTCTATTCAAACAATTGTTTCAGGCATTGTATCTGATGATAATAGAATTACGGATTTCAATAACAATATTTTTATATCCTTAAAGACATTGACAGAAACCGGTTTGGAAACATCTCTTGTCGGTACTCCAGGATGGACAAATATTAATGGTTCTTCTCAATGTCTTGTAAAGATCAACGACGGTGCAAATGTAAAAAGTATAAACAGACAATTAAAACAACTATTTACTTCAAATATTACGAAAGAATCTAATGATTTTGTAGATTTTGGAATATTGCAACCATTGTCTAATATACATCTGAATACGATGATAGATGGAGAGAGTGCAAACAAAAATAATAGAAATATCATTTTGTTAGGAATCGTAATTCTATTATTAGCAAGTATCAACTTCGTGAATCTTACTACGGCACAATCAAGTTTAAGAGCTAAAGAAATAGGTGTACGCAAGACTTTTGGAAGTGACAAGAGACAGATTATAGTACAGTTTCTTTCCGAAACTTTTTTGTTAATGTTAGTGTCTTCCGTACTTGCTTGTGTTTTATATCCTGCCTTATTCCAATTGTTTAAGGGATTCATTCCACAAACAATGAAATTAAATGCTTTGCTTCAAGTTTGGACTCTGTTCTATTTGTTAGGTTTGATCTTGATACTTACTTTCTTAGCAGGTTTATATCCTGCTTTGGTAATGTCTAATTACAAACCTATTCAGGCTTTGAAAGGAAAAATTATACATTCTGGAAAATCTGAAAAGGTCTGGTTGCGACAATCTTTGATCGTTTTTCAATTTGTAGTTGCACAAGTATTTCTTATTATAGTTTTTGTTATAAGTAAACAAATCCATTATGTATTGAATAAGGACATGGGATTTAAAAAAAATGCAATAGTTTCGTTCTATACTCCAGAATGGCGTGAAAGTGGAACCCATAAAAATATAAATATTCTTTATAACGAAATAAAGAATATACCTGGAATTCGAAATGCAAGTATTGCATCTGGGACACCTGCTTTTAATGGATTTAGTACTACAAGTCTATCGTATGGTTATAAAGGAAAAATACATGATTTAGATTATGTTCATTTGCGAAATATAGATGATAACTATATTGATGTATTTGGACTTACTTTATTAGCTGGAAAAAATGTGCGAATTGATACGAGTGCGAAAATTCCAGATGTTTTGATTAATGAAACATTGATGAAACAAGTTGGTTTTACTTCTCCAAATGAAGCTATAGGAAAGTATCTGATGGGAGGAAATGCAGATTCTTCCATAATTTCCGGAGTTGTTAAAGATTTTAATATAATGTCATTAACCAATTCTATAAAACCAATGATCCTATTTGCCAATGATTTTGGTTATGCGAATAAGTTATCAATTAATTTTAGATCTAACAATGTGGAAGATTGGAAAAAAGCATTGAAAGACGTAGAATTTTTATACAGTAAACTTTACGTTGGTAAAACATTTGACTATCAATTTTACGATAAAACTATCGAATCGCTCTATTCTACGCAGATTCGTTTAAATACTTTATTGAAATGTGCAACTGGATTATCTATTTTCATTAGTTGTATGGGGTTGATCGGGTTAGTAATGTTCCTCGCCAACCAACGAACCAAAGAAATCGGCATCCGAAAAGTTCTTGGCGCCTCTATCCCACAGATTTTAAGTCTGTTGTCCAAAAATTTAGTTCGGTTAATAGTTTTAGCCTCTGTTATTTCCTTTCCTATAGCTTGGTATTATTCGCATAGTTGGCTGGCAGACTTTGCGTATAAAACTACTTTGAGTTGGTGGATATTTCCGATATGCGCAATTGGAATGTTATTAACGGCATTGCTTATAGTTTGGACTTGGTCAATGAAAGCCGCCAAATCCAATCCTGCTGAAATTTTACGAACAGAATAA
- a CDS encoding ABC transporter permease, translating to MFKNYFKTAIRSLLRNKGYATLNILGLAIGMASTILIVLWVMNEITVDNNYEKSNRLYILNSRGELNGTLTAWNWTPEVLATTIKKSYPEVENVSRVSQTQNLIGLNEHKISASGYYVDSSFLNMFNFPISGDVDNSLNAANRIVLSSQLAIQLFGKEDPVGKVVKVNNYDPFIVSAVLDIQKVNTSFKFAYLLPMSYYEAKYGTDYGWANNSGQTYMTLKQGDNVDVFNAKIKDIEKSHTRHGAEPINNEIFAYPFSKFYLYGRNDNGNYVAGHVITVRMFSIIASLILLIACINFMNLSTARSEKRAKEVGVRKVVGASKATIILQFLLESIIISFVSFVIGLGIIVAVLPFFNSLIDKQLLIPFKSIYFWLINVAFIVFTGLLAGSYPAFFLSAFNPVKILKGAFRYSKNKISARSVLVIVQFTFAIILIISTIVIAGQMSHLQKRDQGYKQDALVYTNMIGDISRNYPLIRNALLASNAVTSVSKTMSPITTQYGDIMGWSWDGSTSEDKKIDFGTFGVDADLEKTFGLKILEGRSIDIYHFPSDSNAVLLNQTAVKTMRLKNPIGTLLRIDKQTWKVIGVVQNFIIKSPNEKIEPMMIQGPNTWFDCVHYRLNSTRSTEENLKVIATIFKKYNPSYPFEYTFVDTDYARKFEDIQRISKLTSLFSGLTIFISCLGLFGLAAYMAEARTKEIGVRKVLGASIGGIATLLSKDFLKLVVIALLLAVPIAWYAMHQWLIGYQYRINVPIWAFFLAGFLSIIIAILTVGILAIRAARANPTKSLRTE from the coding sequence ATGTTTAAAAATTATTTCAAAACCGCGATTAGAAGCCTCCTGCGAAACAAGGGATACGCTACACTCAATATATTGGGTTTGGCTATCGGTATGGCGAGTACGATATTAATTGTGCTCTGGGTGATGAATGAAATAACAGTGGATAATAATTATGAAAAATCAAATAGACTTTATATTTTAAATAGTAGAGGTGAATTAAATGGAACACTTACCGCATGGAATTGGACCCCCGAAGTATTAGCGACTACTATCAAAAAATCATATCCCGAAGTAGAAAATGTTTCTCGTGTTTCACAAACTCAAAATTTAATAGGATTAAATGAGCATAAAATTTCAGCTTCAGGTTATTATGTAGATTCTTCTTTTTTGAATATGTTCAATTTCCCTATTTCAGGAGATGTAGATAACTCTCTTAATGCAGCCAATCGTATTGTATTATCTAGTCAATTGGCAATCCAACTATTTGGAAAAGAGGATCCAGTAGGAAAGGTAGTTAAAGTTAATAATTATGATCCTTTTATAGTGAGTGCGGTTTTGGATATACAAAAAGTTAATACAAGTTTTAAGTTTGCCTATCTATTGCCTATGAGCTATTATGAGGCTAAATATGGAACAGACTATGGTTGGGCTAATAATTCTGGGCAAACCTATATGACTTTGAAACAAGGAGATAATGTAGACGTCTTTAATGCAAAGATAAAAGATATTGAAAAGTCACATACTCGACATGGAGCGGAGCCAATTAATAATGAAATTTTTGCTTATCCTTTTTCTAAATTTTATCTATATGGTCGTAACGATAATGGAAATTATGTAGCAGGTCATGTAATTACAGTTAGAATGTTTTCTATAATTGCTAGTTTGATTTTATTAATTGCGTGCATAAATTTTATGAATTTGAGTACTGCTCGAAGTGAAAAAAGAGCTAAAGAAGTAGGAGTAAGAAAAGTTGTCGGTGCGAGTAAAGCAACAATCATTTTGCAGTTTTTGTTAGAAAGTATAATTATTTCTTTTGTTTCTTTTGTTATAGGGTTAGGGATTATAGTTGCTGTATTACCTTTCTTTAATTCATTAATAGATAAACAACTATTAATTCCTTTTAAAAGCATATATTTTTGGTTAATTAATGTTGCATTTATAGTATTTACAGGTCTATTGGCTGGCAGTTATCCTGCATTTTTTCTTTCTGCTTTTAATCCTGTGAAAATATTGAAAGGAGCCTTTCGTTATTCAAAAAATAAAATAAGTGCACGTTCAGTTTTAGTTATTGTTCAATTTACTTTTGCCATAATATTAATCATTTCCACAATTGTGATTGCTGGACAAATGTCTCATTTGCAAAAACGAGATCAAGGTTACAAGCAAGATGCTTTAGTATATACCAATATGATTGGTGATATTTCTCGAAATTATCCATTGATACGTAATGCATTATTAGCTAGTAATGCAGTGACGTCTGTTAGTAAAACGATGTCGCCAATAACGACGCAATATGGAGATATTATGGGTTGGTCTTGGGATGGAAGCACTTCTGAGGATAAAAAAATAGATTTTGGGACCTTTGGCGTAGATGCTGATTTAGAAAAAACTTTTGGGCTGAAAATACTAGAAGGACGTTCCATAGATATTTATCATTTTCCTTCTGATAGTAATGCTGTTCTTCTAAATCAAACAGCAGTTAAAACTATGCGATTGAAAAATCCGATTGGAACATTGTTAAGGATTGATAAGCAAACATGGAAGGTGATAGGCGTCGTACAAAACTTTATCATTAAATCTCCAAATGAAAAGATTGAACCGATGATGATACAAGGACCCAATACATGGTTTGACTGTGTCCATTATAGATTAAATTCAACACGATCTACAGAAGAAAATTTAAAAGTAATTGCAACTATATTTAAAAAGTATAATCCATCTTATCCTTTTGAATACACATTTGTTGATACGGACTATGCTAGAAAGTTTGAAGATATACAACGAATTAGCAAGTTAACTTCTCTATTTTCAGGATTAACGATTTTTATTTCCTGTTTGGGTTTGTTTGGATTGGCTGCTTATATGGCAGAAGCAAGAACCAAGGAAATTGGCGTACGCAAAGTATTAGGTGCTTCTATAGGTGGCATAGCTACACTTTTATCTAAAGATTTTCTAAAATTAGTTGTTATAGCATTGTTACTTGCTGTGCCTATCGCATGGTATGCCATGCATCAATGGTTGATAGGTTACCAATACCGAATCAATGTGCCCATATGGGCATTTTTCCTTGCAGGATTTTTATCTATAATTATAGCCATTCTTACAGTTGGCATCTTAGCAATACGAGCAGCAAGAGCCAATCCAACTAAATCATTACGAACTGAATAA
- a CDS encoding efflux RND transporter periplasmic adaptor subunit — protein MDKVIEKKKWSGKRIGLIIGVLLLIGLIAGSVYYAAGGSKLNVEKERITISEVTKGNFKNYIPVNGVVMPVTTIYLDAMEGGRVEEKFVEDGTMMKKGQPILRLSNPDLMMNLVAEQNGVYNTLTQVQIAQNSARQTTVNSMNSLADVESQLTEAERLFNLDKKLIKEKVIGSQDYKKDEINYNYLQRKKELQKQILSQDSTTKTQQLTQNTRLYDGAQKALNLMKQKVEDLIVKAPVDGQLTSLDAEIGQNINKGARLGQIDVISSYKVRVDIDEHYINNVFPGLIGTAQIGTKTYQLSIKKIYTQVANGRFQVDMIFNNSAPTNMRRGQTIQIMLTLSDDRPAILLPRGGFYQQTGGNWIFKVSSDGTKAFKVDIQVGGQNPDYYEVLHGLQPGDKVITSSYENFGDNQELILK, from the coding sequence ATGGATAAAGTAATTGAAAAAAAGAAATGGAGCGGCAAAAGAATCGGACTGATCATCGGTGTATTACTATTGATTGGATTGATTGCCGGTAGTGTTTACTATGCTGCTGGAGGTTCTAAATTGAATGTAGAAAAAGAACGAATTACTATCAGCGAAGTAACAAAAGGTAATTTCAAAAATTATATTCCTGTAAATGGAGTTGTTATGCCCGTGACTACTATTTATTTGGATGCGATGGAGGGTGGAAGAGTGGAAGAAAAATTTGTAGAGGATGGAACAATGATGAAAAAAGGGCAACCTATATTAAGACTTTCCAATCCTGATCTAATGATGAATCTTGTAGCCGAACAAAACGGTGTTTATAACACATTAACGCAAGTACAAATTGCTCAAAATAGTGCAAGACAAACAACCGTCAATAGTATGAATTCCCTCGCAGATGTTGAAAGTCAATTAACAGAAGCAGAACGTTTATTTAATTTGGATAAAAAATTGATCAAAGAAAAAGTAATTGGTTCGCAGGACTATAAAAAAGATGAAATAAACTATAATTATCTACAAAGAAAAAAAGAACTTCAAAAGCAAATTTTGAGTCAGGATTCTACGACTAAAACACAACAGCTAACACAAAATACAAGGTTATATGACGGTGCTCAAAAAGCATTAAATCTGATGAAGCAAAAGGTAGAAGATTTGATAGTGAAAGCTCCCGTTGATGGTCAATTGACTTCTTTAGATGCGGAGATTGGACAGAATATAAACAAAGGAGCTCGTCTTGGACAGATTGATGTGATCAGTAGTTATAAAGTGAGAGTGGATATTGATGAGCACTATATTAATAATGTATTCCCTGGGCTTATTGGTACTGCTCAAATTGGAACAAAAACGTACCAATTATCTATCAAAAAGATTTATACTCAGGTGGCCAATGGAAGGTTTCAAGTAGATATGATTTTCAACAATTCTGCACCCACTAATATGCGTCGAGGTCAGACAATTCAAATCATGCTAACACTTAGCGACGACAGACCAGCGATATTGTTGCCTCGTGGTGGATTTTACCAACAAACAGGTGGTAACTGGATTTTTAAAGTGAGTAGCGACGGAACCAAAGCATTTAAAGTAGATATTCAAGTAGGTGGACAAAATCCAGACTATTACGAAGTGTTACATGGTTTACAACCAGGAGACAAAGTTATCACGAGTAGTTATGAAAATTTTGGTGATAATCAAGAATTGATTTTAAAATAA
- a CDS encoding DUF4097 family beta strand repeat-containing protein: MKKILLGVLIVAAISTTSCSININGVNAMSTSDGVSEKYLIKTQDLDAAQLKKIIGYSASSDFLIYGDGDQKAYVEVYVQSQNKKQKKEDLEKLLNQRSDVSIVQNGETLTIASNTKKGITWSNSDRLNVSFKIHVPNHIATTLTTSSGDIAMENLSGDVKIKTTSGDVSGSTIKGELNIETASGDIQLSVVKSQSIHLNTASGDIQIENAKTNTLAIGTASGDVRITDANGNTTIGTASGDINVKLNSGSLVTNSASGDQQLTILNPITEVKLNAGSGDINLSVPKTVKANIDLKGSSVYMANNMGFKDANINNKSTNGILNGGGMPISIRTGSGDIHLNWN; this comes from the coding sequence ATGAAAAAGATATTATTAGGTGTATTAATCGTAGCTGCTATATCAACAACTTCTTGTTCTATCAATATCAATGGTGTCAATGCTATGAGCACTTCTGACGGTGTTTCTGAAAAATATCTCATCAAAACTCAGGATTTAGATGCTGCACAATTGAAGAAAATTATAGGCTATAGCGCTAGTTCAGATTTTTTAATTTATGGAGATGGGGATCAAAAAGCCTATGTGGAAGTATATGTTCAATCTCAAAATAAAAAGCAAAAAAAGGAGGATCTTGAAAAATTATTAAACCAAAGAAGCGATGTTTCTATAGTTCAAAATGGAGAAACGCTTACAATCGCATCTAATACTAAAAAAGGAATAACCTGGAGTAATAGTGATCGTCTCAATGTATCTTTTAAAATACACGTCCCTAATCATATCGCAACTACTCTTACTACCTCATCTGGTGATATTGCTATGGAGAATTTGTCGGGAGATGTGAAAATTAAAACAACTAGCGGAGATGTCTCTGGCTCTACAATAAAAGGTGAGCTAAATATTGAAACAGCTAGTGGAGATATTCAACTGTCTGTAGTAAAATCTCAATCAATTCATTTGAATACGGCTAGTGGCGACATACAGATAGAAAATGCCAAGACAAATACATTAGCAATCGGTACAGCAAGTGGAGATGTTAGAATTACGGATGCAAATGGTAATACTACAATAGGAACCGCTAGTGGTGATATTAATGTCAAACTTAACAGTGGTAGTTTGGTAACTAATTCGGCAAGTGGTGATCAACAACTAACTATATTAAATCCGATTACTGAAGTGAAATTAAATGCGGGTTCGGGAGATATTAATTTGTCTGTTCCGAAAACTGTCAAGGCCAATATTGATTTGAAAGGTAGTTCGGTTTATATGGCTAACAATATGGGATTCAAAGATGCTAATATAAATAATAAAAGTACCAATGGAATCCTTAATGGTGGAGGTATGCCAATATCGATAAGAACTGGCTCGGGTGATATTCATTTAAATTGGAATTAA
- a CDS encoding sensor histidine kinase, which translates to MIDHSYKKSIFIRSLVIVITIGILIFVAIQKYIEITCILTIVLIIELWLFYKIFSKIQLEFEQFVEGIRYHDFSQFFNTGKNVKFVEFRKGYNAINKEFLDISKEKETQYQYLQKMLELLDNGILLYDMENGEVKWMNESLKTLLAIPYFKNIQSLKWKYISLLELIHHLKPGKSILYSLKKDSKTINMQLTSSQFKTEGRLMQLIVFYNISEVVDITESQAWNQLLRILTHEIMNSIAPISSLASTIEIGMKDSKKDYDADVILGIETIKNRSEGLIRFAEAYRNLNKIEQPKISKFIIRELFESMDILFEPKLSQSNIELEIILPEMHLEINADKNLLEQVFINLMLNAIDAVKGTINPCIQLYAAKENGKIMIKVVDNGKGMSTAIQERIFIPFFSTKGSGSGIGLSLCKQIILLHGGSIYVHSIEGKGSQFIISI; encoded by the coding sequence ATGATAGATCATTCTTACAAGAAAAGTATATTTATTCGTTCTCTAGTTATAGTAATCACTATAGGTATTTTGATATTTGTAGCAATTCAAAAATATATAGAGATAACCTGTATTTTAACTATTGTCCTCATAATAGAACTATGGCTTTTTTATAAAATATTTTCGAAAATTCAATTAGAATTTGAACAATTTGTCGAAGGTATTCGCTATCATGATTTTTCCCAATTTTTTAATACAGGTAAAAATGTAAAATTTGTCGAATTTAGAAAAGGTTACAATGCGATAAACAAAGAATTTTTGGATATTTCTAAGGAAAAAGAGACTCAATATCAGTATTTACAAAAAATGTTGGAGTTACTCGATAACGGGATTTTACTCTATGACATGGAAAATGGTGAAGTCAAATGGATGAACGAATCCCTAAAAACTTTGTTAGCAATTCCATACTTTAAAAATATTCAATCCCTAAAATGGAAATACATTTCCTTACTCGAACTAATACATCATCTCAAACCAGGCAAAAGCATATTATATTCTTTAAAAAAAGATAGTAAGACCATCAATATGCAGCTAACTAGTTCACAATTCAAGACAGAAGGAAGATTAATGCAACTTATCGTATTTTACAATATTAGTGAAGTTGTTGATATTACAGAATCTCAAGCATGGAACCAATTATTACGCATACTTACACATGAAATCATGAACTCCATCGCACCTATTTCTTCCCTTGCCTCTACAATTGAAATTGGAATGAAAGACAGCAAAAAAGACTATGATGCAGATGTAATCCTAGGAATCGAAACGATCAAAAACAGAAGTGAAGGTCTAATTAGATTTGCAGAGGCTTATAGAAATCTAAATAAAATTGAACAACCAAAAATTTCAAAGTTTATCATTAGAGAATTATTTGAGTCTATGGATATTCTATTTGAACCTAAGTTATCCCAATCAAATATCGAATTAGAAATCATTTTACCTGAGATGCATCTAGAAATTAATGCAGATAAAAATTTATTGGAACAAGTATTCATTAATTTAATGCTCAATGCTATTGATGCGGTGAAAGGGACGATAAATCCTTGTATTCAACTATATGCAGCGAAGGAAAATGGTAAAATAATGATTAAAGTAGTGGATAATGGCAAAGGTATGTCTACTGCAATTCAAGAAAGAATATTTATTCCGTTCTTTTCTACTAAAGGCTCTGGTAGCGGCATTGGACTCAGTTTGTGTAAACAAATAATACTATTACATGGAGGCAGTATATACGTACACTCAATTGAAGGAAAGGGAAGTCAATTTATAATCTCAATTTAA